A genomic window from Nerophis lumbriciformis linkage group LG30, RoL_Nlum_v2.1, whole genome shotgun sequence includes:
- the cbln20 gene encoding cerebellin 20, with protein MRAIIILCLLEFAFANYSWNGPSEGEDDASPEEPCLIDHEASCGCCMMQQKIHRMQLFFNKSLEALEKELDKTQNTLVNMRASRSAFSVALTNSDELTCVGPYREDHLIVYKHVFLNLGNGYDVNNGVFVAPRAGVHSLALTVYSDAGSPGNSLAACASLQVNDKMVAEPREKNAQDQEDSASIAVALHLKAGDKVAVNLPIGCFLCDDKSHRNTFTVFLLYATD; from the exons ATGCGAG CAATTATAATCCTTTGCCTCCTGGAGTTTGCCTTTGCTAACTATTCCTGGAATGGACCCTCCGAAGGGGAGGACGATGCCAGCCCGGAAGAAC CATGTCTCATAGACCATGAGGCGTCGTGTGGCTGCTGCATGATGCAGCAAAAGATACATCGGATGCAGCTGTTCTTCAACAAGAGCCTCGAAGCGCTGGAGAAGGAGTTAGATAAAACTCAAAACACCCTCGTCAATATGAGAG CGAGTCGCAGTGCCTTCTCTGTGGCTCTAACTAACAGCGATGAGTTGACGTGCGTCGGACCCTACCGTGAAGACCACCTCATCGTTTACAAACACGTTTTTCTCAACTTGGGGAACGGCTACGACGTGAACAACGGGGTCTTCGTTGCCCCCCGCGCCGGCGTGCACAGCCTGGCCCTGACGGTCTACAGCGACGCCGGTTCCCCCGGTAACAGCTTGGCCGCCTGCGCCAGTCTGCAAGTCAACGATAAAATGGTGGCCGAGCCCAGAGAGAAAAACGCGCAAGACCAAGAAGATAGTGCCTCTATCGCCGTGGCCCTCCACCTTAAGGCCGGGGACAAGGTGGCTGTCAATCTGCCCATTGGATGCTTCCTTTGTGACGACAAAAGCCATCGCAACACTTTCACCGTCTTTCTTCTTTATGCTActgactga
- the cbln18 gene encoding cerebellin 18 yields the protein MEDTLPCGGWDCDCTFNRLRGCCCAANDLFRVEDETFRRLASLGDGITMLRGRVGALTAGIKIAFKAGIDPYLLTTSDEKCFGPFNTNVPIPYTLVTLNEGNGYNPSLGVFTAPHAGVYVFSCTVYSAVNLNQRLYHKVVMVKNGEVLTSVWEDNREDGEDSGSHTLTVEMQRGDQVYMELESGRKLCTNLYSNVFTGYMLYAYTDE from the exons ATGGAAGACACCCTGCCCTGTGGCGGGTGGGACTGCGACTGTACCTTTAACCGCCTGCGCGGGTGCTGTTGCGCAGCCAACGACTTGTTCCGAGTCGAGGACGAAACCTTCAGGAGGCTGGCGTCTTTGGGGGACGGTATCACCATGCTCAGGGGCAGAGTGGGCGCTTTAACCG CTGGCATTAAGATTGCCTTCAAAGCCGGTATAGACCCATATCTGTTAACGACTTCTGATGAAAAATGCTTTGGGCCTTTCAACACCAATGTACCGATCCCTTACACTCTTGTGACTCTGAATGAGGGCAATGGATACAACCCTTCCCTGG GCGTCTTCACAGCGCCACATGCCGGAGTTTATGTCTTCTCCTGCACTGTCTACTCAGCGGTCAACTTGAACCAGCGCCTGTACCACAAA GTTGTGATGGTGAAGAATGGCGAGGTGCTGACCAGCGTGTGGGAGGACAATCGAGAAGACGGAGAAGACAGCGGCAGTCAT ACGCTTACTGTGGAGATGCAGAGAGGCGATCAGGTGTACATGGAGCTGGAGTCCGGAAGAAAACTCTGTACAAATCTATACTCTAATGTCTTTACTGGTTACATGCTGTATGCTTACACAGATGAGTAA